A single window of Chitinophaga sp. XS-30 DNA harbors:
- the dcd gene encoding dCTP deaminase: MILSDKRILEEIEKGTIVISPYDRKYLGTNSYDVHLGKYLATYKDRVLDARKHNEIEHFEIPEEGFVLQPDTLYLGVTLEYTETHAHVPFLEGKSSTGRLGIDIHATAGKGDVGFCNTWTLEISCAQPVRIYAGMPIGQLIYFAVEGEIETLYNKKGNAKYNGRTVKPVESMMWKNEF, encoded by the coding sequence ATGATCTTGTCGGATAAACGGATACTGGAGGAAATTGAAAAAGGAACCATCGTGATCAGTCCTTATGACCGCAAATACCTGGGCACCAACTCATATGACGTGCACCTGGGAAAGTACCTGGCGACGTATAAGGACCGTGTACTGGATGCCCGTAAACATAACGAGATCGAACATTTCGAGATCCCCGAAGAGGGTTTTGTGCTGCAGCCGGACACCCTGTACCTCGGGGTAACGCTGGAATACACGGAGACCCACGCCCATGTGCCGTTCCTGGAAGGCAAATCCAGCACCGGCCGCCTGGGTATAGATATTCACGCTACCGCGGGAAAGGGAGACGTAGGTTTCTGCAATACCTGGACGCTGGAGATATCCTGCGCCCAGCCCGTACGGATATACGCCGGCATGCCCATCGGGCAGCTGATCTACTTTGCAGTGGAAGGCGAAATTGAAACGCTCTACAACAAGAAAGGGAACGCCAAATACAACGGGCGAACAGTGAAGCCTGTGGAAAGCATGATGTGGAAGAACGAGTTCTGA
- a CDS encoding 4'-phosphopantetheinyl transferase superfamily protein, with product MPLIRTIQIDQDTKLGVWKIGEEESFFRKAVSIEPEVHHPHKRLQHFAGRYLLVQLFPELPVNDIRIMDSRKPYIPGNPYYFSISHCGDFAAAIVSKRENVGIDIEQVQPKIGAVAHKFLAPREAGFLSRDNTLYHQTVCWSAKEAVYKWYGMGGLDFRANMQLQAFPFHTAGMLTCDFLKGETMACLDLQYLFDNDLCLVWVTGAKTSLH from the coding sequence ATGCCTTTAATACGTACGATACAAATAGATCAGGATACGAAGCTCGGAGTGTGGAAAATTGGTGAAGAAGAAAGCTTTTTCAGGAAAGCGGTGTCTATAGAACCGGAAGTGCATCATCCCCATAAACGCCTTCAGCATTTTGCCGGAAGGTACCTGCTGGTGCAGCTGTTCCCGGAACTGCCGGTCAACGATATCCGCATTATGGACAGCCGGAAACCTTATATTCCCGGAAATCCTTACTATTTTTCCATCTCCCATTGCGGCGATTTCGCGGCTGCCATCGTCAGCAAAAGGGAAAATGTGGGTATAGACATTGAACAAGTGCAGCCCAAGATCGGCGCTGTGGCGCACAAGTTCCTCGCTCCGCGGGAGGCCGGCTTCCTGTCGCGGGACAACACATTGTACCACCAGACCGTCTGCTGGTCAGCCAAGGAAGCCGTGTACAAATGGTATGGAATGGGCGGGCTTGATTTCCGGGCCAATATGCAGCTCCAGGCATTTCCGTTCCATACCGCCGGCATGCTTACCTGCGATTTCCTGAAAGGGGAAACAATGGCCTGCCTGGATCTGCAGTACTTATTTGATAACGACCTATGCCTGGTTTGGGTAACAGGAGCTAAAACATCATTACATTGA
- a CDS encoding shikimate kinase has protein sequence MKLFLLGFMGAGKSYWGKQLAEHYQLPYFDLDEVIVEQEGMPVADIFNEKGEEHFRKLEGEVLRELTLSNDAFLISCGGGTPCFSDAMDFMNAHGKTVWLNPSVPVIVERLQRKQYKRPLIQDLSREDLLAFSEKKLAERQPFYEQSQVVISDDEVTLETFDKLINNA, from the coding sequence TTGAAACTATTCCTACTCGGTTTTATGGGTGCCGGAAAATCCTATTGGGGCAAACAGCTGGCGGAACATTACCAGCTTCCCTATTTCGATCTGGATGAAGTGATCGTGGAACAGGAAGGTATGCCCGTGGCGGATATTTTTAACGAAAAAGGGGAAGAACATTTCCGCAAGCTGGAAGGAGAGGTATTGCGTGAATTGACCCTCTCCAACGACGCCTTTCTGATCTCCTGCGGCGGCGGTACGCCCTGCTTTTCCGATGCGATGGACTTTATGAATGCCCATGGCAAAACGGTTTGGCTGAACCCTTCCGTACCCGTTATTGTAGAACGGCTGCAGCGTAAACAATATAAACGCCCGTTGATACAGGACCTTTCCAGGGAGGATCTGCTGGCCTTTTCTGAAAAGAAGCTCGCGGAAAGACAGCCATTTTATGAGCAAAGTCAGGTTGTCATCAGTGATGATGAGGTAACTTTGGAAACATTCGATAAACTGATCAACAATGCATAA
- a CDS encoding DUF423 domain-containing protein: protein MHKTFLVWAALLGALAVVLGAFGAHKLKEMVPPESVSTFQTGVTYHFYHVFALLAVGILYAHVPSTQLVWAGRFFLLGILLFSGSLYIMGCLDMSAHVGLRKLGIVTPFGGLSFIAGWIMLLLGILKKA from the coding sequence ATGCATAAAACATTTCTCGTATGGGCGGCACTGTTAGGTGCGCTTGCGGTAGTGCTGGGCGCTTTCGGCGCGCATAAACTGAAAGAAATGGTACCGCCGGAGTCTGTCAGCACCTTTCAGACCGGGGTAACCTATCATTTTTATCATGTGTTCGCCCTCCTGGCTGTGGGGATATTATATGCGCATGTTCCTTCCACGCAACTGGTATGGGCCGGAAGGTTTTTCCTGCTCGGCATACTGCTCTTCTCCGGCTCCCTTTATATCATGGGCTGCCTGGATATGAGCGCGCACGTTGGTCTGCGCAAACTCGGTATTGTTACGCCTTTCGGCGGGCTCAGCTTCATTGCCGGGTGGATAATGCTGCTGCTGGGCATACTTAAAAAAGCCTGA